Proteins encoded together in one Bradyrhizobium sp. PSBB068 window:
- a CDS encoding NADP-dependent oxidoreductase: MNDTINRQILLVEKPTGKLGPEHFRLTNATIPAPKEGEALVRTRYISLDAANRAWMHGATYRAAVEANTVMAGGSIAEVVSSNDPGLKPGDIVFGDTGWQDYATVPAKHLSKMPKLEPMTHLLSVYGIAGLTAYFGLLHVGKPKEGETVVVSAAAGSVGSIVGQIAKIKGCRVVGIAGGKDKCHWLTSELGFDAAVDYKDGATYKALRSAAPKGIDVYFDNVGGDILEACLSQMNNRGRIACCGAISQYDGVPSAHGPRGVPGLIVVKRLVMQGFIVMDYMDQRDAALADLQSWVSSGKLKVQEDVIDGIENTPQALIGLLAGENRGKRMVKV, from the coding sequence ATGAACGACACCATCAATCGCCAGATCCTGCTGGTTGAAAAGCCGACCGGCAAACTCGGCCCCGAGCATTTTCGCCTGACCAACGCCACCATCCCCGCGCCGAAGGAGGGCGAGGCGCTGGTGCGGACGCGCTACATCTCGCTCGATGCCGCCAACCGCGCCTGGATGCACGGCGCCACCTACCGTGCTGCGGTCGAAGCCAACACCGTGATGGCCGGCGGCAGCATCGCCGAAGTGGTGTCGTCGAATGACCCAGGCCTCAAGCCGGGCGATATCGTGTTCGGCGACACCGGCTGGCAGGATTACGCCACCGTGCCCGCCAAACACCTTTCGAAGATGCCGAAGCTCGAGCCGATGACGCACCTGCTCAGCGTCTACGGCATCGCCGGCCTGACCGCCTATTTCGGCCTGCTCCATGTCGGAAAGCCCAAGGAAGGCGAGACCGTGGTGGTGTCGGCGGCGGCCGGCTCGGTCGGCTCGATCGTCGGCCAGATCGCCAAGATCAAGGGCTGCCGGGTGGTCGGCATCGCCGGCGGCAAGGACAAGTGCCACTGGCTGACGTCAGAGCTCGGCTTCGACGCCGCGGTCGACTACAAGGACGGCGCCACCTACAAGGCACTGCGATCAGCGGCGCCGAAGGGCATCGACGTCTATTTCGACAATGTCGGCGGCGACATCCTGGAGGCCTGCCTCTCCCAGATGAACAACCGCGGCCGCATCGCCTGCTGCGGCGCGATCTCGCAATATGACGGCGTGCCCTCCGCGCACGGCCCGCGCGGCGTGCCCGGCCTGATCGTGGTGAAGCGGCTGGTCATGCAGGGCTTCATCGTGATGGACTACATGGACCAGCGCGACGCCGCGCTCGCCGACCTGCAGTCCTGGGTCTCCTCCGGCAAACTGAAAGTGCAGGAGGACGTCATCGACGGCATCGAGAACACGCCGCAGGCGCTGATCGGGCTGCTCGCCGGCGAGAACCGCGGCAAGCGCATGGTGAAGGTGTAG
- a CDS encoding FAD-dependent monooxygenase, which produces MRIAVIGGGPGGLYFAYLWKKRHPDAEIDLFEQNPAGATWGFGVVFSEQALDFLRADDPETVDAITPRMESWKNITLNLRGESVEIDGVGFSSIGRLALLTLLQERVRSVGVTPQFDTAVQSVGELKGYDLIVAADGLNSMVRRGFETAFGASVSHSTNKFAWYGTTKPFATLSQTFVATDVGCFNAHHYRYAKDMSTFLVECDAATWAAYGFADRSIEESQAICEEVFAETLDGHRLISNKSVWRNFPWIWNERWSHGNMVLIGDALHSAHFSIGSGTRLAIEDAIALTKALESESGVAAALARYESERKPIVKKLVTAARTSADWYEHFPAHMKRDLLDFAYSYITRSGRIDDARLRAMSPAFMARYEAAKGPS; this is translated from the coding sequence TTGCGGATCGCCGTGATCGGCGGAGGGCCCGGCGGGCTCTATTTCGCCTATCTCTGGAAGAAGCGTCATCCCGACGCCGAGATCGATCTGTTCGAGCAGAATCCGGCCGGCGCCACCTGGGGCTTCGGCGTGGTGTTCTCCGAGCAGGCGCTGGACTTCCTGCGCGCCGACGACCCCGAGACGGTCGACGCCATCACCCCGCGGATGGAGAGCTGGAAGAACATCACCCTCAATCTGCGCGGCGAGAGCGTCGAGATCGATGGCGTCGGGTTCTCCTCGATCGGGCGGCTGGCATTGCTGACGCTCCTGCAGGAGCGCGTGCGCAGTGTCGGCGTCACGCCGCAATTCGACACTGCTGTGCAATCGGTCGGTGAGCTCAAGGGGTACGACCTGATCGTCGCTGCCGACGGGCTGAACTCGATGGTTCGCCGCGGTTTCGAGACCGCATTCGGGGCATCGGTCTCGCACTCGACCAACAAATTCGCCTGGTACGGCACCACGAAGCCCTTCGCAACGTTGTCGCAGACCTTTGTGGCAACCGACGTGGGCTGCTTCAACGCCCATCACTATCGCTATGCGAAGGACATGAGCACCTTCCTGGTCGAGTGCGACGCGGCGACCTGGGCGGCCTACGGCTTCGCCGACAGGAGCATCGAAGAGTCGCAGGCGATCTGCGAGGAGGTGTTCGCCGAGACACTGGATGGCCACCGGCTGATCTCGAACAAATCGGTGTGGCGCAATTTCCCGTGGATCTGGAACGAGCGCTGGTCGCACGGCAACATGGTGCTGATCGGCGACGCGCTGCATTCCGCGCACTTCTCGATCGGCTCCGGTACGCGGCTGGCGATCGAGGACGCGATTGCGCTGACCAAGGCGCTGGAGAGCGAAAGCGGCGTTGCCGCAGCACTAGCGCGCTACGAGAGCGAGCGTAAGCCGATCGTGAAGAAGCTCGTCACCGCGGCGCGGACCAGCGCCGACTGGTATGAGCATTTCCCCGCGCACATGAAGCGCGACCTGCTGGATTTCGCCTACAGCTACATCACCCGCTCCGGCCGCATCGACGACGCGCGGCTGCGCGCGATGTCGCCGGCCTTCATGGCCCGGTACGAAGCCGCAAAGGGACCGTCATGA
- a CDS encoding dicarboxylate/amino acid:cation symporter translates to MSNRFTQYILIAMVLGIAMGTIVFNYLPDSRAEIAADVNLIAMLFLRLIKMIIAPLVFATLVGGIAHMGSGAKLGRIFAKTMGWFVSASFISLLLGLVMVNLLQPGANFPGTLPDKAQSTGLPVSAFSIEKFLTHLIPTSIADAMAQNEILQIVVFAVFFAVALGAMPERSKPIMSLIDDLAHIMLKVTGYVMLFAPIAVWAAIMATVSKNGLGVLWKLIVFMGGFYLSLLILWGILVAVGFIVIGPRYSHLLRLIREPLMIAFSTASSEAAYPKTLEGLNKFGASSRISAFVLPLGYSFNLDGTMMYCTFASIFIAQTYHIEMSLGTQLAMLATLMITSKGVAGVPRASLVVIASTLSQFGIPEAGLLMIMGIDTFLDMGRSATNVIGNSLATAVVAKWEGELKAEHELGPDDAVPQDAVPGAVMAGH, encoded by the coding sequence ATGTCGAACAGGTTTACGCAGTACATCCTGATTGCGATGGTCCTTGGCATCGCAATGGGGACGATCGTCTTCAACTATCTTCCTGACAGCCGTGCCGAGATCGCCGCCGACGTCAACCTGATCGCGATGCTGTTTCTGCGCCTGATCAAGATGATCATCGCGCCGCTGGTGTTCGCCACCCTCGTTGGCGGCATTGCCCATATGGGAAGCGGCGCCAAGCTCGGGCGCATCTTCGCCAAGACCATGGGCTGGTTCGTCTCCGCCTCCTTCATCTCGCTGCTGCTCGGCCTCGTGATGGTCAATCTGTTGCAGCCCGGCGCCAATTTCCCCGGCACACTGCCCGACAAGGCGCAGTCCACCGGCCTGCCGGTCTCGGCGTTCTCGATCGAGAAATTCCTGACCCATCTGATCCCGACCTCGATCGCGGATGCGATGGCGCAGAACGAGATCCTGCAGATCGTGGTGTTCGCGGTGTTCTTCGCGGTCGCGCTCGGCGCCATGCCCGAGCGGTCGAAGCCGATCATGAGCCTGATCGACGACCTCGCCCATATCATGCTGAAGGTCACCGGCTATGTGATGCTGTTCGCGCCGATCGCGGTGTGGGCAGCGATCATGGCGACCGTCTCGAAGAACGGCCTCGGCGTGCTCTGGAAGCTGATCGTCTTCATGGGCGGCTTCTATCTGTCGCTGCTGATCCTGTGGGGCATCCTGGTCGCGGTCGGCTTCATCGTGATCGGGCCGCGCTACAGTCACCTGCTGCGGCTGATCCGCGAACCGCTGATGATCGCGTTTTCGACCGCCTCTTCGGAGGCGGCCTATCCGAAGACGCTGGAGGGGCTGAACAAGTTCGGCGCCTCCTCGCGGATATCGGCTTTCGTGCTGCCGCTCGGCTATTCGTTCAATCTCGACGGCACGATGATGTACTGCACCTTCGCGAGCATCTTCATCGCGCAGACCTACCATATCGAGATGTCGCTCGGCACGCAGCTCGCGATGCTGGCAACCTTGATGATCACCTCCAAAGGCGTCGCCGGCGTGCCGCGCGCGTCGCTGGTGGTGATCGCCTCGACGCTGTCGCAGTTCGGCATCCCCGAGGCCGGGTTGCTGATGATCATGGGCATCGACACCTTCCTCGACATGGGCCGCAGCGCCACCAACGTGATCGGCAACTCGCTGGCGACCGCCGTGGTCGCGAAGTGGGAGGGCGAGCTGAAGGCCGAGCACGAGCTCGGGCCCGACGACGCGGTGCCGCAGGACGCGGTGCCCGGCGCCGTGATGGCCGGCCATTGA
- a CDS encoding amino acid ABC transporter substrate-binding protein, whose amino-acid sequence MHRARWRPIRAERRLLSACLLAASLLTGPASAQPAGEGLSPTLANIKATHTVRIGYRESSPPFSFLDHSNRPIGYSLELCDAIVDEIGAEVDDAGLKVDYIKVTSDDRIPALVDKKIDLECGSTTANAERGKQVAFSPLMFVAGTKLMVPKASGVNQVADLKGKTVVVTKGTTNEQAIHNVDAKQQLGLNIVTGGDHEQSYQMLVDGKADAFATDDILLYGLIARHKSQDKFRVTGDYLSYDPYGIMYRKGEPQMKEVVERAFRKLASNRDIIPLYNKWFVARLPTGEKLNVALSPQLEEAFKVLDENQ is encoded by the coding sequence ATGCATCGCGCCCGCTGGAGGCCGATCCGGGCTGAGCGCCGGTTGCTGTCGGCATGTCTGCTGGCAGCAAGCCTGCTCACCGGACCGGCGTCCGCACAGCCGGCGGGCGAAGGGCTCAGCCCCACGCTCGCCAACATCAAGGCCACGCACACGGTGCGGATCGGCTATCGCGAGAGTTCGCCGCCGTTCTCGTTCCTCGATCACTCCAACCGGCCGATCGGCTACAGCCTCGAGCTGTGCGATGCGATCGTCGACGAGATCGGGGCCGAGGTCGACGACGCCGGCCTCAAGGTCGACTACATCAAGGTCACCTCCGACGACCGCATTCCCGCGTTGGTCGACAAGAAGATCGATCTCGAATGCGGGTCGACCACGGCGAATGCGGAGCGTGGCAAGCAGGTCGCGTTCTCGCCGCTGATGTTCGTGGCCGGTACCAAGCTGATGGTGCCGAAAGCTTCGGGCGTCAACCAGGTGGCCGATTTGAAGGGCAAGACCGTGGTGGTCACCAAGGGCACCACCAACGAGCAGGCGATCCACAATGTCGACGCCAAGCAACAGCTCGGCCTCAACATCGTCACCGGCGGTGACCACGAGCAATCCTACCAGATGCTGGTGGACGGCAAGGCGGATGCGTTCGCGACCGACGACATCCTGCTCTACGGCCTGATCGCGCGGCACAAGTCGCAGGACAAATTCCGCGTCACCGGCGACTATCTGTCCTACGATCCCTACGGCATCATGTACCGCAAGGGCGAGCCGCAGATGAAAGAGGTGGTCGAGCGTGCGTTCCGCAAGCTCGCCTCGAACCGCGACATCATCCCGCTCTACAACAAATGGTTCGTCGCGCGCCTGCCGACCGGCGAGAAGCTCAACGTCGCGCTGTCACCGCAGCTCGAGGAAGCCTTCAAGGTGCTCGACGAGAACCAGTAG
- a CDS encoding benzoate-CoA ligase family protein — translation MSLIADQVPQDSPGAREIGFAIPAHYNASRILFDNLGNGNAERLALTGPAGTRTYRELCADAARWGHAFLSLGLKRGDRVLLFLDDTPAYPAAFFGAVRAGLVPLLINTLTTPELLQFYLSDAGAQVAVTDAEFCSRFNAEACKDTPLRTLIVVNGAAGGHAVAETRDAGEWLQGFRSELDAADTHRNEMAFWMYSSGSTGRPKGIVHLQHDMAYSELAFARNVLKLKPGDICFSVPKIFFAYGFGNSITFPFSVGAATLLLPGQPKPAAIFAAIGQYRPTVFFGLPTLYITLTKAEGADAADFSSLRMAVSAAEVLSADVFNGWKQLTGLEIIEGLGSTEVLHVYLSNRAEQKKLGAAGLRVPGYEIMLRDSDGREVGDNEEGILWVRGDSATPLYWNRPDKTAETVREDGWIYTGDRFVRDSDGFHFFRGRADDLIKISGQWVYPLEVELCLADHPDVRECAVYGAELPDRRMTLRAVVVMNKAGFDSDEATRRLQDYVKTKLLPYKYPREVKFIDELPKTGTGKIDRQAVMRM, via the coding sequence ATGAGCCTGATCGCCGACCAGGTTCCGCAGGACAGTCCCGGTGCGCGCGAGATCGGCTTTGCGATTCCCGCGCACTACAATGCGAGCCGCATCCTGTTCGACAATCTCGGCAACGGCAATGCCGAACGCCTGGCGCTGACCGGCCCGGCCGGCACACGGACGTATCGCGAGCTCTGCGCCGACGCAGCACGCTGGGGTCACGCATTCCTGTCGCTCGGGCTGAAGCGCGGCGACCGCGTGCTGCTGTTCCTTGACGACACCCCGGCCTACCCGGCGGCGTTCTTCGGCGCTGTGCGCGCCGGTCTCGTGCCGCTCCTGATCAACACGCTGACGACGCCGGAGCTGCTGCAATTCTACCTGTCCGATGCCGGCGCGCAGGTCGCCGTCACCGATGCGGAGTTCTGCTCGCGCTTCAACGCCGAGGCCTGCAAGGATACGCCGCTGCGCACGCTGATCGTGGTCAACGGCGCCGCGGGCGGTCATGCCGTTGCGGAGACGCGTGATGCCGGCGAATGGCTGCAAGGATTTCGGAGCGAGCTCGACGCGGCCGACACCCATCGCAACGAGATGGCGTTCTGGATGTATTCGTCAGGCTCGACCGGCCGCCCCAAGGGCATCGTGCATTTGCAGCACGACATGGCCTATAGCGAGCTCGCCTTTGCCCGCAACGTGCTGAAGCTCAAGCCCGGCGACATCTGCTTCTCGGTGCCGAAGATCTTCTTCGCCTACGGCTTCGGCAATTCGATCACGTTTCCCTTCTCGGTCGGCGCCGCCACGCTGCTGCTGCCGGGCCAACCGAAACCCGCCGCGATCTTCGCGGCGATCGGTCAGTATCGGCCGACCGTATTCTTCGGGCTGCCGACGCTCTACATCACCCTGACCAAGGCCGAAGGCGCGGACGCTGCGGACTTCTCCTCGCTGCGCATGGCGGTCTCCGCCGCCGAGGTGCTATCGGCCGATGTGTTCAACGGCTGGAAACAGCTCACCGGGCTCGAGATCATCGAAGGCCTCGGCTCGACCGAGGTGCTGCACGTCTATCTCAGCAACCGCGCGGAGCAGAAGAAGCTCGGCGCCGCCGGCCTGCGCGTGCCCGGCTACGAGATCATGCTGCGCGACAGCGACGGCCGCGAGGTCGGCGACAATGAGGAAGGCATTTTGTGGGTGCGCGGCGATTCCGCAACACCGCTGTACTGGAACCGGCCGGACAAGACCGCCGAGACCGTGCGCGAAGACGGCTGGATCTACACCGGCGACCGCTTCGTGCGCGACAGCGACGGCTTCCACTTCTTCCGCGGCCGCGCCGACGACCTTATCAAGATCTCCGGCCAGTGGGTCTATCCGCTGGAGGTCGAGCTCTGCCTCGCCGATCACCCCGACGTCCGCGAATGCGCGGTCTACGGCGCCGAATTGCCCGACCGCCGCATGACGCTGCGGGCCGTGGTGGTGATGAACAAGGCCGGCTTCGACAGCGATGAGGCGACGCGGCGGTTGCAGGACTACGTCAAGACGAAGCTCCTGCCCTACAAATATCCGCGCGAGGTGAAGTTCATCGACGAACTGCCGAAGACCGGCACGGGCAAGATCGACCGGCAGGCGGTGATGCGGATGTAG
- a CDS encoding efflux RND transporter periplasmic adaptor subunit produces MRTVCAIAAFLSLSACEQNSFVPPPPPKVDVAPPVQRAITRYLDATGNTAPIKTVDLVARVQGFLQSIDYQDGSPVKQGTTLFTIEPETYKLKLEQAQAAEVGAQATLKQAELDFKRQQDLVQRQAVSQATLDTSTATRDNAQAGLQQAQVNTKLAAVNYGYTNVAAPFDGIVSNHLVSVGELVGVASPTQLATIVQLDPIYVNFNVNEQDVQRVRDEARRRGITTTDLRQLPIEVGLQTETGYPHKGKLDYISPTINQSTGTLAVRGLVPNPERVLLPGFYVRVRVPIDKQDNALLVPDVAIGSDQSGRYVLVVNADNVVEQRKVTTGPLDEGLRVIESGLKADDRVVTAGLLRAIPGQKVDPQMQKGDATPAAAK; encoded by the coding sequence ATGCGCACGGTCTGCGCCATAGCGGCCTTCCTCAGTTTAAGTGCCTGCGAGCAAAACAGTTTTGTTCCGCCGCCGCCGCCGAAGGTCGACGTCGCGCCGCCTGTGCAGCGCGCCATCACGCGTTATCTGGACGCAACCGGAAACACTGCGCCGATCAAGACCGTCGATCTGGTCGCGCGTGTGCAGGGCTTCCTGCAGTCGATCGACTATCAGGACGGTTCGCCGGTGAAGCAGGGGACCACCCTGTTCACGATCGAGCCGGAGACCTACAAGCTGAAGCTGGAGCAGGCGCAGGCCGCCGAAGTCGGTGCGCAGGCGACGCTGAAGCAGGCGGAGCTCGACTTCAAGCGGCAGCAGGATCTGGTGCAGCGCCAGGCAGTGTCGCAGGCGACGCTGGATACTTCGACCGCGACGCGGGACAACGCCCAGGCCGGCCTGCAGCAGGCCCAGGTCAACACCAAGCTCGCTGCAGTCAATTACGGCTACACCAATGTCGCCGCGCCGTTCGACGGCATCGTCAGCAACCATCTGGTCTCGGTCGGCGAACTGGTCGGCGTGGCGTCGCCGACCCAGCTTGCCACCATCGTGCAGCTCGATCCGATCTATGTGAATTTCAACGTCAACGAACAGGACGTGCAGCGGGTGCGGGACGAAGCGCGCCGCCGCGGCATCACGACCACCGACCTCAGGCAGCTGCCGATCGAGGTCGGGTTGCAGACCGAGACCGGTTATCCGCACAAGGGCAAGCTTGACTACATCTCGCCGACCATCAACCAGTCGACCGGAACGCTCGCCGTCCGCGGCCTGGTCCCCAATCCGGAGCGCGTGCTGCTGCCGGGTTTCTATGTCCGCGTTCGGGTGCCGATCGACAAGCAGGACAATGCGCTGCTGGTGCCGGACGTTGCGATCGGCAGCGACCAGAGCGGCCGCTACGTGCTGGTCGTCAATGCCGACAACGTGGTCGAGCAGCGCAAGGTGACGACCGGTCCGCTCGACGAGGGCCTGCGCGTCATCGAGAGCGGGCTGAAGGCGGACGATCGCGTCGTGACCGCCGGGCTGCTGCGCGCGATCCCCGGCCAGAAGGTCGATCCGCAGATGCAGAAGGGCGACGCGACGCCGGCCGCGGCCAAGTGA
- a CDS encoding multidrug efflux RND transporter permease subunit, with protein sequence MISKFFIERPVLSNVIAILMILIGGVALFNLAVAQYPDVVPPTVQVTTRYPGASAKTVIDTVALPIEQQVNGVEDMLYMQSYSGADGTYTLTVTFKIGTDLNFAQVLVQNRVSSALSQLPTAVQNQGVTVQKRSTSILLFVTLTSPNKTYDSLFLSNYATINIRDELSRLPGVGNVTVFGAGQYSMRVWLDPNKLQARGLMPQDVIQAIQQQSQQVTAGQVGAPPAPQGQAFQYTLNVNGRLDDASQFENIIVKTGNVGDVIRVRDLGSVELGAQTYSQVFSLNQKPATGIGVFLSPGANALQVEKEVQKKVAQLAKQFPQDIKYDTPFDTTKFVQASIDEVYRTLIEAGLLVLVVILVFLQDWRAMLVPATTVPVTIIGAFAAMAALGFTINLSTLFAIVLAIGIVVDDAIVVVEGAAHNIEQGMSGHDAAIKAMDELFAPIVGITLVLISVFLPAAFLPGLTGRMYAQFALVIAATALLSAVNAATLKPTQCALWLRPPVPPEQRNFFYRGFNAVYDRVERGYTRIIGGIAAHAKTSVLVALVLIGIAGYGLSRVPTGFIPIEDQGYLLAAVQLPDGAAIDRTQQVLDRVTEIARKTPGVEQVVSIAGISALDNSSSLANAGVAYVILKDWGSRGPGEDLRSLVYGLNDRLAVIPEARILVIPPPPIQGIGNAAGFAMQVQLRDGNADYGKLQAVTGAVVSNAQTQSALQRVQSSFRSMVPQFDVQVDRVKTETLHVTTDQIFSTLSSYLGASYVNQFTKFGRTFQVYTQADAQYRLTLRDIQNMMVRNSNGDMVPLGTVANITPSVGPSLISLYNLYPSATIIGLPSQGYSSGQSMSLMEEIAAKTLPPGTGYEWTAMSYQEKEVGSQIYFVFALALLLVYLVLAGQYESWYAPISVILAVPLSLLGPMLVLTALRIENNLYTQIGTILLIALSAKNAILIVEVALEHHIRDGKPVLESAIDAARARFRPILMTSFAFILGVLPLVIATGAGANARKSIGITVFSGMIASTCLAVLFVPAFFVVVQNFENWRKAKKGKAAGPQAAQQAPGTAH encoded by the coding sequence ATGATCTCGAAATTCTTCATCGAGCGGCCGGTCCTGTCCAACGTCATCGCGATCCTGATGATCCTGATCGGCGGCGTCGCGCTGTTCAATCTCGCGGTCGCGCAATATCCCGACGTGGTACCGCCCACCGTGCAGGTGACGACGCGCTATCCCGGCGCATCGGCAAAGACCGTGATCGACACCGTGGCGCTGCCGATCGAGCAGCAGGTCAACGGCGTCGAGGACATGCTCTACATGCAGTCCTACAGCGGCGCCGACGGCACCTACACGCTGACCGTGACCTTCAAGATCGGCACCGACCTCAACTTCGCGCAGGTGCTGGTGCAGAACCGCGTCTCCTCGGCGCTGTCGCAACTGCCGACCGCGGTGCAGAACCAGGGCGTCACGGTGCAGAAGCGGTCGACCTCGATCCTGCTGTTCGTGACGCTGACCTCGCCGAACAAGACCTACGACAGCCTGTTCCTGTCGAACTACGCCACCATCAACATCCGCGACGAGCTGTCCCGCCTGCCGGGCGTCGGCAACGTCACCGTGTTCGGCGCCGGGCAATATTCGATGCGGGTCTGGCTCGATCCGAACAAGCTGCAGGCACGCGGGCTGATGCCGCAGGACGTGATCCAGGCGATCCAGCAGCAGAGCCAGCAGGTCACAGCCGGCCAGGTCGGCGCGCCGCCGGCGCCGCAGGGGCAGGCGTTCCAGTACACGCTGAACGTCAACGGCCGGCTCGACGACGCGAGCCAGTTCGAGAACATCATCGTCAAGACCGGCAATGTCGGCGACGTCATCCGGGTCCGCGATCTCGGCTCGGTCGAGCTCGGCGCGCAGACCTACAGCCAGGTGTTCTCGCTCAACCAGAAGCCGGCCACCGGCATCGGCGTGTTCCTGTCGCCGGGCGCCAACGCACTGCAGGTCGAGAAGGAAGTGCAGAAGAAGGTGGCGCAGCTCGCCAAGCAGTTCCCGCAGGACATCAAATACGACACGCCGTTCGACACCACCAAATTCGTCCAGGCCTCGATCGACGAGGTCTACCGGACGCTGATCGAGGCCGGCCTCCTGGTGCTGGTCGTGATCCTTGTGTTCCTGCAGGATTGGCGGGCGATGCTGGTGCCGGCGACCACCGTGCCGGTCACCATCATCGGGGCGTTCGCGGCGATGGCCGCGCTCGGCTTCACCATCAATTTGTCGACGCTGTTTGCGATCGTGCTGGCGATCGGCATCGTGGTCGACGACGCCATCGTCGTGGTCGAAGGCGCCGCGCACAATATCGAGCAGGGCATGTCCGGCCATGACGCCGCGATCAAGGCGATGGACGAATTGTTCGCGCCGATCGTCGGCATCACGCTGGTGCTGATCTCGGTGTTCCTGCCGGCGGCGTTCCTGCCGGGGCTGACCGGCCGGATGTACGCGCAATTCGCCTTGGTGATCGCGGCGACCGCGCTGCTCAGCGCCGTCAATGCCGCGACCCTGAAGCCGACGCAGTGTGCGTTGTGGCTGCGTCCGCCGGTGCCGCCCGAGCAGCGCAACTTCTTCTACCGCGGCTTCAACGCAGTCTATGATCGGGTGGAACGGGGCTACACGCGGATCATCGGTGGCATTGCCGCCCACGCCAAGACCTCGGTCCTCGTTGCGCTGGTCCTGATCGGAATTGCCGGCTACGGGCTGTCGCGGGTGCCGACCGGCTTCATCCCGATCGAGGACCAGGGGTATCTGCTGGCCGCCGTGCAGTTGCCCGACGGCGCCGCGATCGATCGCACCCAGCAGGTGCTCGACAGGGTCACCGAGATCGCCCGCAAGACGCCGGGGGTCGAGCAGGTGGTTTCCATCGCCGGCATCTCCGCGCTCGACAATTCGTCGAGCCTTGCCAATGCCGGCGTCGCCTATGTGATCCTGAAGGACTGGGGCTCGCGCGGCCCGGGCGAGGATCTGCGCTCGCTGGTCTACGGCCTCAACGACCGGCTTGCGGTGATCCCGGAGGCGCGCATTTTGGTCATCCCGCCGCCGCCGATCCAGGGCATCGGCAATGCCGCCGGCTTTGCCATGCAGGTGCAGCTGCGCGACGGCAACGCCGACTACGGCAAGCTGCAGGCGGTCACCGGCGCCGTCGTCAGCAATGCGCAGACGCAAAGCGCGCTGCAGCGGGTGCAGTCGTCGTTCCGCTCGATGGTGCCGCAGTTCGACGTCCAGGTCGATCGCGTCAAGACCGAGACCCTGCACGTCACCACCGACCAGATCTTCTCGACCCTGTCGTCCTATCTCGGCGCCAGCTACGTCAACCAGTTCACCAAGTTCGGCCGCACCTTCCAGGTCTACACCCAGGCCGATGCGCAATACCGCCTGACCTTGCGCGACATCCAGAACATGATGGTGCGCAACAGCAATGGCGACATGGTCCCGCTCGGCACGGTGGCGAACATCACGCCGTCGGTCGGGCCGTCGCTGATCAGCCTCTACAACCTCTATCCGTCGGCCACCATCATCGGCCTGCCGTCGCAGGGCTACAGTTCCGGCCAGTCGATGAGCTTGATGGAGGAGATCGCCGCGAAGACGCTGCCGCCGGGCACCGGCTATGAGTGGACGGCGATGTCGTACCAGGAGAAGGAGGTCGGCAGCCAGATCTACTTCGTGTTCGCGCTGGCGCTGCTCCTGGTCTACCTCGTGCTCGCCGGACAATATGAGAGCTGGTACGCGCCGATCTCGGTGATCCTGGCGGTGCCGCTGTCGCTGCTCGGGCCGATGCTGGTGCTGACTGCGCTCCGGATCGAGAACAACCTCTACACCCAGATCGGCACCATCCTGCTGATCGCGCTGTCGGCCAAGAACGCGATCCTGATCGTCGAGGTCGCGCTCGAGCATCACATCCGCGACGGCAAGCCGGTGCTGGAATCGGCGATCGACGCGGCGCGCGCCCGGTTCCGGCCGATCCTGATGACCTCGTTTGCGTTCATCCTCGGCGTCTTGCCGCTGGTGATCGCGACCGGCGCCGGCGCCAACGCCCGCAAGTCGATCGGCATCACCGTGTTCTCAGGCATGATCGCCTCGACCTGCCTCGCGGTGCTGTTCGTGCCGGCGTTCTTCGTCGTGGTGCAGAATTTCGAGAACTGGCGCAAGGCGAAGAAGGGCAAGGCGGCCGGGCCGCAAGCCGCGCAGCAGGCGCCGGGCACGGCGCATTAG